The following is a genomic window from Rutidosis leptorrhynchoides isolate AG116_Rl617_1_P2 unplaced genomic scaffold, CSIRO_AGI_Rlap_v1 contig43, whole genome shotgun sequence.
CATAATTCCTATAAACGGGAATTCAAAGCGTTGGTTTGTTTTCTAACAAACAAGGAGAATTTTATTCAACCCAATAAACTCTGAGTTCCAGACAAACCAGAGGATACATATTTATACAGAAACTAAGTGGACTATATTCCACTTAATGCCCCTAGATATTACATTATTATTCAATTATTGATGCCCTTATAGTTTTACATCAGGGCTGACGTAATTTACATATTGATTGCAAAAAACAAAGATGTCTACATCTCTTTTTGGCTAGTGGCAAACATCTTTTCTTGGCTAGTGGATGCTTCTTTCTTGGATTCCTTTTCTTCTTTGTTTTTTTCTCTTTCGTCCTCTTTATCATCTACTATTATTGAAATGGAGTCCGTAGAGTCACTATCTTTACTGCTGCGTAGAAAGATGCATAATAACTCCTTTGTTCTATAGGGAAGATGCTGTAATGATCCGGAAAAATCCGAGAATGGTCCTTCGAAGAGTTGGACTGCTCTAATTCCTTCAGGACTTATTTCTTGGCTATATTTGGAATATATTAAAATATTTTCGCACCTATAGTTGATGAAATACTTTTCATGTGTATCACTCCTTCCGGTATTTCTAAGTATTCCGGCGAAATATCTGGCATTAAGTTCTTCGATTTCATCTTCTGATAACTTCTTTTTAGTTGTCCCATCTCTTGGTAGATAGTTCATGTTTGATATTCCAAGAACCATCACTGCATAATTTGGGACTAATAGTTTTTCTTGGCTAAATACTGAAAAAGTGCTGTATATTTTGATAAATATTTCTCTATCTCTACCTTATTTATCCTTAGCTATTCGGGACAGATAATTTCTTATAGCATGTGAGGGTCCCAAAGGAAATTCGGATAATAGGTTAGTTCCTTTTAGGTATATGGTATCGATTAATCCATGGATGAAAAATTTGTATAATGTTAGAGGGTTTGCTTCAGGAAGGAATATTGCTTTTGGACTAGAGTTTAATTTAACTGATGGGTAAAAATACTGGCTCATTTCTTTTTCTGAATAGTTGGCAAGCGATGAATAACACTCATTGAAGGATGAGGGTGATGGTTGTTTGGTTTTTTGTTTTTCTTCTCTGGTTGGGATGTTAAAAATACTAGAGTTTGGGATTTTACCTATTGGAGTCATTTTTCCTGAATTTCTTATTGAAGTTGATGGTGTTGAAAGTAGTTTGGCTTTGTAGTAAGGGGTTTCTGTTTGGATTTGTTGGATTTGGTAATCTTCAAAGGCTTTTTGGGCCTCTTCTCTAGTAGTGAATGATTTGTGTTGGATATTGGATTGTCCAGTGACAAAAGGAGAAACCTTGTGCCAATGGTCATAGACTCCTTTCATTGGTCCATTGAATATTGCATAATATTTTATTTGCGATGACCTTGTAGTATTGTATTGCAATGTTGGGGGAACTTCCGAATTTGTTGATGAGGAACTTATTGCTGCTGTTGATGatgttatttttgttgttgttgatggATCCACCACGTTTTTGCTGGAAGACTCTGATTGCTGAATTTGTCCGCCTAATTGGATTATTGCTGCTTCAAGCTGGGATATTTTCTTCTTCCGATCTTCTATTTCTGATAATTTTTCTTCAATTTCTTTTTTGTTGAATGCTATTTGATCCATCATGCCTTTGATTATGTCCTCCATTCTCTTGTTAAAGTATCGGCTATGATGTTGTTTTCTGATTTTATGTACTTTAGGATGGCTGGAAACTGACGGAGCTCGAGCTGCCACCTGATTAGTCGTCCTTGATTGTAATTACTCCGGATTTTATATTGAATGAATCCTGTAAGATATTTGCTGTCAGTTCGGAGTTCGAACTCTTTAGGAAGAAGTTGAATTCTCCATTTTCTTAGTGTTTTGAGACAAGCAAGTGTCTCTTTCTCATGTATAGGATATCTTTGCTCAGTTTCTGAGAAAGTTCCTGATATGTATTTGCAGAGTCTTTCGACTTGAATATTTTTCGATTGAATATTATTTGAATGGATATTGATTTTTGCCTTCATGCAGCCAGCCCAAGTTTCTTGAGAGGCATCTGTTTCCACAATCAGATAATCATCACTTTGTGGATTATATAATTTCGGGAGATTTTTACAAGCATTTTTCAGCTTGTCAATAAGTATTGAATCATTGATATTCCATGTCCATAGGACCTTTGTATTTAATTTCTTTTGTAATAGTCTTCTTTCTTTAGCTAAGGATTTAAAAAATCCTTGATCTGAAATATAGTTTAGGGATCCTAGGAACCTTTGTAATTGTTTTCTATCTTCTATTTTTGAAGGAAAACTATTTAGTTTTTCTACTACATTATCTTGTAGTTTTAATTCTCCATTTCCTGATATGATTAATCCTAAATAGTCTATTTCATTTTTAGCTATTATTACTTTCTTTTTACTTAAGACTAGTCCTTTTTCTCTGACTCTTTCTAAGACTATTTTTAATTTCTGGTAATGATCTTCTAATGTATCTTTTGTATAGATTAATATATCATCTATATATACTAAACAGAATTCTTCTAATCCTTTTAAGTTTTTATCCATAAATCTTTGATAGATTCCTGGTGCTTGTTTTAGCCCAAATGGTAATACCGTCCATGGGTAATGTTTATGGGATGGACAAGTAAAGGCTGTTAATGGCTTAGTATTATTATGAAGCCTTAACTGCCAAAAATCTGATTTAGCATCTAAGGTACTAAACCAACGACTCCCTCTAATTTTCTGAAGTATATAGTCTTTTCTAGGTAATTTATAAGCATCTCCTATTGTTGCTTCATTCATTTTTGTATAATTGATTACCATTCTTCTTTTTCCTCGCTTTATTTCATTATGATTTTCTACATAAAATGCAGGTGCTGCATGTCTACTAGTAGACTCTTCTAGTATTCCTTTTTCTAAAAGTTCAGCACATTCTCTTGTAAATTCTTCTACATCAGATTTAGAATAGGGAATTTTATTTTCTACATTGATTTCCTGATTAGGATCTTTTAGTCTTATTTCTATTAGCTCTtggttattatttttattttgatcTAATGGATTCTCACTACATACATCTTCTAACAAATTTGCTACTTCCTTTTGTAAGTTAATAGGTACGCCTAGTCTTTCATTTATAATTTTAAGTCTCTGAGTGATTTGTAATTTATTTAATTTTACTAATATTGGTATTTTTATAACTGCACTCTTTTGATTCTCATAGGATGGTGCAGTGAGCTCTATATGATGCAAATATTGACAAAATGGTCCATATAGTTTTAAGAAATTGTTTCCTATTATTATAGACAATCCTGATTCTTGCTGATATATTGATGGTACTGTAAATATGTAGTTTCTTATTTTTATCTTATTAAGAAATGATGCTTTCCATATAAGGTGTTTACTACCATCTGCTATTGATATTATTAAAGGTTTTTGAAGTTTTTTCCAATGAAATGGTATTTTGGCTGAAGCAAAACACAAAGTCGCCCCTGTATCTATGTATGCATCATAAGACTTTTCTTTATATTTAATTTCTATGAATGTGCAGTTTGGATTAGGTTTATTCATTTGAAGACGAGTATTCTTCCTCTGAACTATTAGATTGACCATAATCAGATAGTAATTCATATATTTCTTCTATTTCAGAATCTGAATCTTCTATCGGTTCTAGATGATTTTCTACTGCTATATTTAAGATTTTTAGTTTTTCCTTGTTTTCAGTCTTTTTCTTATTAGGACATTTGTTAGCATAATGACCTTCTTCATTACAAAGCCAACATCTACATGTTCTTTTATTTTCGGGACaatatttttcttttttatatggTGATTTTTTCTTAAAAAACTTTCTTTTTCCAAAGTTAtttttcctatagttaaattttttataattatttttcgGAAACTTTCTCCATCTATATTTCCTTATAATTTTTCTTCTTCCCTCTTTATTACAACCATAATTACCGGGTACTCTAGGATTGTTTTTACAACATAGTTGCCCAGTAGGATGTTTAAGTTGTTTCTTAATAGATCGTTGCAGACATTGTTGTGCTATGTAATTTTGAGTTACTTCTATGACTCCTCCTAGAGTATTGGCTATTCTACTATTTTCTACTTCCGACATAAATATATCTTTTATGGTCTTGCTAAGTGGCCATGATAATTTATCTAAGTAAGTTTCTTTATAAGTTTCTCTAGTATTTGCAGGTAATTTATAATAGTATTTTTGAAATTCACATGTGTAGGGTTCTATATCACACATATTATAAATCTGTATGTTATTAAGATGCCATAAAACTTTTTCTGCTTCGGCAGCTTCAGTTGCTTTTTTCTTATCTACATCATCCTTTTCTAAAAATTCTCTATTTATAGTATCTACTATCGTAAAGAAAACGTCTGAATTTGTTATTTTGTCTTTCAGTAAGTATTCAATCTGTGATTGTGATAAAGTTTGTAGATAATTTTTTACAGATCCCGTTACCTTATAGGTAACAAAGGTCCAAACTAGATTAGAATTAAATTCTTGAAATGTTTTTTCTAACTGAACTATTAATCCTGTATTATTCATCCATGAAGTTAATGTTTCTAATTTATTTTGAACACAATCTAGATTAAGAATATCTATATTTGTTCAAATAGATGGTGTATATTCATCAGGAAACTTTTCCCAATTATTATTTTGTTTGGTATAACCTTTTTCATGCATGAAATCATTATGATAAAATTCTCTTCTTCTTTTATGTCCTGAAGTTGAAGTCGGGATTTCTTCTAATTTCATTCTAAATGGTGAATCATCCTCTGATTCATCTTCATACCCATAAACTACTTCTTCTTTATTTTCATCTATGTTATAATTTTTTTGTTCATAAGACTCTCTTTCTTCTTCAATAATTTTTAGTTGAGAAAGAAGTTGTCTAACTTCTGTTATTTGATCAGTTATATTTTCTTGCTCCATTAAATAAATCTACGAGGCATTTCGAGAGTAAATGTTCTTTTAGGTTTTGAAATAATAATTTCTTGTTGAATATTCGGATATTGAATTATAGATTTTCCTTTTTCAGAATTTAGTTTTTCAAATTTGTATAATTCATTGCTTAATTTACCTATAATATCTCCCTCCTCCTGAAAGATTTTTTCACTTTGATTTTCTAATAGGTTTTGGAGGTTTTTGAGATAATCTTTTGTATCATTTATTTCTTTATGAATATCTTTTGATTTATGTTGATTTATATACTCATTCATTATAGAAAATGATTCTTCAATAGTTTTTCTATTTTCTAAAATCATAGTTTTTAGATTATTTAATTTTTCAGATAATTCATCTTTAATATCTTTTAAATCTTCTTTTATTTTTGCTACATCAGCAGTTATAGACATTATGCGGTTTCTAATTGTACCTTTAAAGTTTTTAAGGATTGTAaatattttttctcattttttaaTATTAGTCTAGTATGTTAATATTCATTTATAAGATAGCTAGCATAATGAATTGTTTTCATTTCGTGATGTGCTCTAATCTGTAATTGGAGATATTGAATATTTTCCTCATATGCTCTTATCATGCCTTTAGCTATTATTATTTGTTGTCTTAAATCGATTAATTGATCGCGTAAAGCAGTTTTCATAATGTAAGGACTATTTTGTTTTTTTATCAAAACTTGGAAGTGCTTTTGTAAATATATGAAACCTTTACTAATTAATGATTTTTGTCATTTAGTGAATTCTTTTCTTCAACCGGAAACATAGAATCCGGGAAGACTACATATGTTTACCGACAACAAAAAACatcatattttgtttacgttttataATTTTAGGATACATTTATAATTTATAGCAATTTTTCGAACCAACCAAAAGAACCGCATTTCATATTTTAAGACAGTTTGATTCGATTTTGATCTGACCTGCTCGGTTTAGTCAATTTTGATTCGGTTTGCATATATTCAGTTCGGTCCAACGGAACAAATTTCCGTACAGAAGCCCGCTCTATTTCAGCCCAAATGTTTAGAATGGGTTTTATTATAGGCCCAAAATAAAACGTCAATGGACCACAAAATTCTAGGGCTTACTGTATTTATATTAATTCCAAACTTCTTAGCTATGGCGGTGTGCTTACATTCACCAGAATTTGCAGTAGAAGAAGAAGCAGCTCTCAAAAATGGTACTTTTTATTATTGTGCATTTCGATTTTCGATTTTAATTGAATAATAATCGTATTTTTTATTTCAATTAAAGTATTGTGATTGCTCATACATGTTTAGTGGAAAGTGGGATCActgtggtttgtttttaaaattagggtttatgttaaaCTCGCGAACCTTGATTTTTTCCAGAATCGGTGATCATCCGGACTGTAGATACATTTCAGTTTATATTGTTTGAATTGATGATCTGTGATGGTTTGTTTAGTCACCATTCATTCATATTCTAGCTTGTTTTAGAATTTCTCCGATGTCGATTTGTTATGAATAGTTTATCTTGAGCTTCCACATTCTAAATTGTCCCCTTGATTTTTCCAAACTTGATATTACTTGGGTTTAACATTCAATTCAGCTTGCTTCGACGCATCTATTAGCTTGTATATGTGTTATTCGATATGTTCTGTAATGAAATGCCATTGTTCATTTAGTTTGGTATTTGAAAAACTATGTTACGACTACTATTGATGCTTTTGTCTATTTAACATTTTGGTGCAGCCTAAGCAAATCCACGAGATAAAGGATTTCCTTCTAACTGCTAGAAGGGCAGATGCACGCTCTGTGAAAATCAAGAGGAGCAAAGATGTGGTTAAGTTCAAGGTCCGTTGCTCCAAATATCTTTACACACTCTGTGTGTTTGATACCGAGAAGGCCGACAAGTTGAAGCAGTCTCTTCCTCCAGGTAAATTGAATCTGCTCTCAATTTCACTGTCCTAATAAGATTAGAATTGATAATTTTTTGCTGCTGATTATTAATAGTTGATGTTTTCTCTCTTTTTCTGTTTGTAGGTTTGAGTGTGCAAGATCTTTGAACGATAAGATAGAGGGCTTAGCCAAGTTTGCTGTTTTGGGTTCTTAAGACTATAGGAGAATACAATTTACATTTGATTCtgctaaattattatcattatggagTCAGTTCTGTATCTTGGAATTAGATGGATGGAAATTTTGAACTTAATCCTCTTTTCTGTTTCTAGATTGAAATCCTTTTATTTTGTTCTTTTTCTTGAAGCTTGTTATCGAATCTTGAAATGCATTCTAGTTTCTTGATGTATGAGAGAAGACAACAAAGATCATAGAGATTAAATTTAGTGCTAGTAGAATTTGAATGCATTTTCTTTAGGCGATTTGATCTAACAATAATTTGATATGGGTTAGGGAATGGCAATGGATTGAATCGGATTGGATAGTAGCTCGATGAATCGAACTTCAAAATAATAAAAAAAGCTCGATGTGAATTgttaaatttagaaaattatatcCTATTCGGATCATATATACTCCTGCTGAATATCTTATCCGTATACTAAGAAAAAAAACTCGTACTGACAATTCAATCCGTACCCAAAAAAATAGGGCTAAACTTAGTAGAAGTTTAGTTACTAATCCTATTAATAGGAATGCGTGAACTATGGTGTCTTGATAATGTTGGCTATAAATGAAATCATCATTCAATGATTTTGATGGTTTGCACTTTGCAACGTTCTTGGTATAATTTAGAATGAATTGAAATCCTCTGTCAAGATTTTGGAATGAATTGCAATTGGTTCTAAATTACACTTTTGTAAAATTTAGTTGAAGTTTGATATAAGAAACCTTGATTGATGTCACTGTAAGGAACCTTGATCATTTGGAAGTCAAATGCTACGACATTTGGATCTCATCATTCGGAATGCTATTTCACTCTAAAGCAGTCTAGTGGGTGTTTGCTGCTTGCTCTTGGCTTCTTCTTCGTCAGGGTGGTTCTTCTTCTTTTGTCGTTCTTGCGCGGCTTGTGTTTTCTTCTTTTCAGAATCTGTTTCTTTGGTGTTTGCCTTTTGGCTTGTTCTTTAtatcaaaaaaataataaaaaagcaCTCTATTTCACTCGGCAATGCGAGTAGAATTCAGAATGTTATTTTGCTGACTTGATAATGTTTGATACATAACAAATCGTCTTTCGAAAATTATGCCGAGCCTTGCATTGTTTCGATTTTACTCGGTAAAATTTTATCTATGTTTGATTTCATGTAAATCGATTAAAGAGAAATGGGTTGATCATGGGGAATGCATTAGGGCAATCATTTTCATTATGAAATGCATTTTCCAACTTGTTTACCACACTACAAACATTATTTAACGATTCGAGACCACTTAATGCAAGACAGAGGAGGGCGAGTCCTTGAGCGATAATGGCATGTAAAATTTAAATCTTAAAAGACGAAAATAGCAATTACACTCGTGGTTTTTGCTTCAACAACAAGTTACCTTATTATAAACCATTGACTTTCACGTTCTTGTTGGCCATTTTACGTACTATGACCAACATGCCAGAAACCATGACAAGCTATAAATATGACAACTAATAATTCGGTTGATTATCttcttcctaataataataataatacttaaaactaTTTCCGGAATATCTAATATCTTACttctattaaagtttaataattatCTTTTGACTTTTGCGTATCATGTATTCCAAAAAGATATTAATTATTTTCATTATATTGACTTTCTCTTATATTTAGGACATAATTATTCATGCTAGCACTTAGTTGTTTAAGGGTCGTCGACAGTGGCAATATCAATTTTTGGATAATTATAGTTTGCAGCAATTGTTTGGATGTTGAACATAGccatgatttaaaaagatttaattcaaaatttttatatatttttcgtcATTTTTTCAACTAGTGTTAGGGTTCTCTCCTGGAGCTTCATGTATTTGTCGAAAATTACGACCCAGTAGTATTCTctcgtttttattattattaatgaaacaaATCACTTATCAAAAAAATTACTCCGAAAAGCACATTTTTTTTAACCATAGCTCCTTATATAAAGAGGAAGCCAACACCTAAAGAAGTTCTTTTCTTTTTGGTTGATTGAAGCGTACTATTAATGCTCTTAGCACTCACTCACTTACTCACAAATATGGTGTCAAAACAACAAAATTACAACAATAGTGATAGTGATGTATTGTTCCTTTAAATGTCTAGTACATAGAATGAACTAAAGTTACATGTTAATGAACGTCGAGCACAAAAAAGTCCTTGTGATCGCCAAAAGGATGACCACCTTTTACCCTCTCCTCTCACACTCTCCCTCTCTTCTTGCAGTTTAGAAGCAAACCCTAGCAGTATAATTTTCTTCACTAAGACAGAATGGCTGAAAGAGAAATTTATGGTCAATGTGTTAGAAACATGTCCTCTGATAAGGCAAATCCCATCCACGATAGTTGGCAGACTTATATCCTCGACAACCAATTTTCGACAGTTGTAATCAGAAAAACCACCTTCGGTATGTTCTTGCAGCCCAATACTCCCCTCCTTTAATTTCTAAGACTGATGGAGGAGGTACCACATATTTTTTATCTGCAAAACTAGAGAATGAAATATGCTACCTTTGATCAAACACATCAATACAAGAGAAGAATATACAGTGATATATGAGCAAAAAAGTTACATTTCATCATTCCCCAAGAAGAAAGAAAGATTGATTAATACTCATTGTGTTTAATCTTGATTGAAGTCAAGTCTGTACAACATACTTGATGAACCTCGTAGGAAATTATCCTTTGTTTTCAGCTTCATCGGCACTCGGTAATTACCATTGGCTTGAAACACAGGTGCAATATCTACTTCCTTCCCAGAGATGCACCTTCTTTTAATCCTCTTTCTCCGAGACACGTATGTCTTAATAATCTTAGGCTTCATCCTTGGAGCTCTTAGCTAGCAGCCTTGATGGAAATCAGATTGAGAtggtaaacccaaataattatcaCGTCatgaataacaatatatcatcataataatgatataatgatgACGTCGACATCATTCTAACAGAATAGAAAAAAATATTCAAAAAATAAAATAGAATAAATAAAGAGATGAAAAATAACTTATAAAATTTGTAAATCGTCAGTCTAATTTGAGATCCTAATTTGAGAATCACAAAATATTCGAAGACCTCTTCTTCTCCTCGATTGAACACTCATATCTTTGCATCATTACAATTTTTATTTGTTTTCATTTAAGTCTAACTCAATTTTGCATTGTCATAAACTGAAAAGAAAAGGCTAGAAAAACTAAATGAAGGAAGACTATCACAACTATTATTATTGGCGAGAAATTTATTTATATAGCTCAAATAAATGTAGGAT
Proteins encoded in this region:
- the LOC139883643 gene encoding large ribosomal subunit protein eL38z/eL38y-like, whose amino-acid sequence is MAVCLHSPEFAVEEEAALKNVESGITVPKQIHEIKDFLLTARRADARSVKIKRSKDVVKFKVRCSKYLYTLCVFDTEKADKLKQSLPPGLSVQDL